A part of Kitasatospora kifunensis genomic DNA contains:
- a CDS encoding major capsid protein: protein MTIQDFIKGVSVNDLTTFARSVPSPADFLLTSTVFPALVTNDVKWRIKQNGRRVDTAKYRAYDSSVPFADRTAWETTKEGMLPPLGQKLIGGEQQQILLEQSHGADQDRLLELLYDDAERHIEAIRSHLELAAGDVLVDGKFTLNAENGLTIEIDFGVPAGNMPTAAKPWSDPTSDPIRDELSWIQYLDGLGAPEPEMVLSSRRALSYLASNNAYRAAYFGSVNPSNPPTSR, encoded by the coding sequence ATGACCATTCAGGACTTCATCAAGGGCGTGTCCGTGAACGACCTGACCACGTTCGCTCGCTCCGTTCCCTCCCCGGCGGACTTCCTGCTGACCAGCACTGTGTTCCCGGCCTTGGTCACCAACGACGTGAAGTGGCGGATCAAGCAGAACGGCAGGCGGGTCGACACCGCCAAGTACCGGGCCTACGACAGCTCGGTGCCGTTCGCGGACCGCACCGCGTGGGAGACCACGAAGGAAGGCATGCTGCCGCCGCTGGGCCAGAAGCTCATCGGCGGTGAACAGCAGCAGATCCTCCTGGAGCAGTCCCACGGTGCTGACCAGGACCGGCTGCTGGAGCTGCTGTACGACGATGCCGAGCGGCACATCGAGGCGATCCGTTCCCACCTCGAACTCGCTGCCGGTGACGTCTTGGTGGACGGCAAGTTCACCCTCAACGCGGAGAACGGGCTGACCATCGAGATCGACTTCGGCGTCCCGGCCGGCAACATGCCGACCGCCGCCAAGCCGTGGTCCGACCCCACCTCGGACCCTATCCGCGACGAGCTGAGCTGGATTCAGTACCTCGATGGTCTGGGCGCACCGGAGCCGGAGATGGTCCTTAGCTCCCGCCGCGCTCTGTCGTACCTGGCGAGCAACAATGCCTACCGGGCTGCGTACTTCGGCAGCGTCAACCCGTCGAACCCCCCGACCAGTCGCTGA